The following are encoded in a window of Pseudomonas sp. JQ170C genomic DNA:
- a CDS encoding cyclodeaminase, translated as MPATTLLSEADLRACVSLDQAAVDAIEHAFLLLATAAVAMPPILRLDVPEHNGEVDVKTAYLPGLERFAIKVSPGFFDNPSLGLPSLNGMMMLLSARTGLLDALLLDNGYLTAVRTAAAGAVAARWLSREDSRSVALIGTGEQARLQLQALRLVRPIEAVRVWGRDAEKVAALCDELGRDGRLHVQACTSVDEAMRGVDIAITTTPSREPLIQAHHLQPGLHITAMGSDAEHKNEIAPAALAAVDCYVADRLSQTRVLGEMHHALKAGLVSEESGFSELGQVVAGQRQGRKAARDITLCDLTGTGAQDTAIANLAYARALEAGKGLQFNN; from the coding sequence ATGCCTGCTACTACCTTGCTCAGCGAAGCCGATCTGCGCGCCTGCGTCAGCCTTGACCAGGCGGCGGTCGATGCCATCGAGCATGCCTTTTTGTTGCTGGCGACGGCGGCGGTGGCCATGCCACCGATCCTGCGCCTGGATGTGCCGGAGCATAACGGCGAGGTCGATGTGAAGACGGCCTACCTGCCAGGCCTCGAGCGTTTTGCGATCAAGGTCAGCCCGGGTTTTTTCGACAACCCCTCGCTGGGGCTGCCCAGCCTCAACGGCATGATGATGTTGCTGTCGGCACGCACCGGCTTGCTCGATGCCTTGCTGCTCGACAACGGCTACCTGACCGCGGTGCGTACTGCCGCCGCGGGCGCTGTTGCGGCACGCTGGCTGTCCCGTGAAGACAGCCGCAGCGTGGCCCTGATCGGCACCGGTGAGCAGGCGCGCCTGCAGTTGCAGGCCTTGCGCCTGGTGCGCCCGATCGAGGCGGTGCGGGTGTGGGGGCGCGACGCCGAAAAGGTCGCTGCCCTGTGTGACGAACTGGGCCGGGATGGCCGCCTGCACGTGCAGGCCTGCACCTCGGTCGACGAGGCCATGCGCGGGGTGGACATCGCTATCACCACGACGCCGAGCCGTGAGCCGTTGATCCAGGCACATCATCTGCAGCCGGGCCTGCACATCACCGCCATGGGCTCCGATGCCGAGCACAAGAATGAAATCGCCCCGGCCGCGCTGGCCGCGGTGGACTGCTATGTCGCCGACCGCCTGAGCCAGACCCGTGTGCTGGGCGAGATGCACCACGCACTCAAGGCCGGCCTGGTCAGCGAGGAAAGCGGCTTCAGCGAGCTGGGCCAGGTGGTTGCCGGCCAGCGCCAGGGGCGCAAGGCCGCCCGCGATATCACCCTGTGCGACCTGACCGGTACTGGCGCCCAGGACACCGCCATTGCCAACCTGGCCTACGCGCGTGCGCTCGAGGCGGGCAAGGGCTTGCAGTTCAACAACTGA
- the doeA gene encoding ectoine hydrolase DoeA (DoeA (degradation of ectoine A) is also called EutD (ectoine utilization D).), whose translation MSEVVINLPFSRQEYAQRLAKTRAAMQAQGIELLLVTDPSNMAWLTGYDGWSFYVHQCVLLALDGEPVWYGRGQDANGARRTVFMGHENIVGYPDIYVQSRERHPMDYLCQEVIAARGWSTLSIGVEMDNYYFSAAAYLSLQKHLPKARFSDAAGLVNWQRAVKSSQEIEYMRIAARIVENMHARILERIEPGMRKNELVAEIYSSGILGADGHGGDYPAIVPLLPTGADASAPHLTWDDTPFEKGAGTFFEIAGCYKRYHCPLSRTVYLGKPPQHFLDGERAVVEGIAAGLEAARPGNTTGDVAKAFFKVLEKFGIHKDSRCGYPIGISYPPDWGERTMSLRPSDTSVLQPGMTFHFMPGLWMDDWGLEITESILITDTGVETFCNVPRQLFVKD comes from the coding sequence ATGTCTGAGGTCGTCATCAATCTGCCGTTCAGCCGGCAGGAGTATGCGCAGCGTCTGGCCAAGACCCGCGCCGCCATGCAAGCGCAAGGCATCGAGCTGTTGCTGGTTACCGATCCGTCGAACATGGCCTGGCTGACCGGTTATGACGGTTGGTCGTTCTATGTGCACCAGTGTGTGTTGCTGGCGCTGGACGGCGAGCCGGTGTGGTATGGCCGCGGCCAGGACGCCAATGGTGCCAGGCGCACGGTGTTCATGGGCCACGAGAACATCGTCGGTTACCCGGACATCTACGTGCAGTCGCGCGAGCGTCATCCCATGGACTACCTGTGCCAGGAGGTGATCGCTGCCCGGGGCTGGAGCACGCTGAGCATCGGCGTTGAAATGGACAACTACTACTTCAGCGCCGCCGCTTACCTGTCGCTGCAAAAGCATTTGCCCAAGGCGCGCTTCAGCGATGCGGCCGGGCTGGTGAACTGGCAGCGGGCGGTCAAGTCGAGCCAGGAAATCGAGTACATGCGCATCGCCGCGCGCATCGTCGAGAACATGCATGCGCGGATTCTGGAGCGCATCGAGCCGGGCATGCGCAAGAACGAGCTGGTGGCCGAGATCTACAGCAGTGGCATTCTCGGTGCCGACGGCCACGGCGGCGACTACCCGGCCATCGTGCCATTGTTGCCCACCGGTGCCGATGCCAGCGCCCCGCACCTGACCTGGGACGACACCCCGTTCGAGAAAGGCGCCGGCACCTTCTTCGAGATCGCCGGGTGCTACAAGCGCTATCACTGCCCGCTGTCGCGCACGGTGTACCTGGGCAAGCCGCCGCAGCACTTTCTCGACGGCGAAAGGGCTGTGGTCGAAGGCATTGCCGCTGGCCTGGAAGCGGCGCGCCCCGGCAACACCACCGGTGATGTGGCCAAGGCCTTTTTCAAGGTGCTGGAGAAGTTCGGCATCCACAAGGACAGCCGCTGCGGCTACCCGATCGGTATCAGTTATCCGCCCGATTGGGGCGAGCGCACCATGAGCCTGCGTCCAAGCGACACCAGCGTGTTGCAACCGGGCATGACCTTCCACTTCATGCCTGGCCTGTGGATGGACGACTGGGGCCTGGAAATCACCGAAAGCATTCTGATTACCGACACCGGCGTCGAGACGTTCTGCAACGTGCCACGCCAACTGTTCGTGAAGGATTGA
- the doeB gene encoding N(2)-acetyl-L-2,4-diaminobutanoate deacetylase DoeB, which produces MNAPLPEATLAVNPISSTVDFERDGVQHGFLKLPYSRDDSAWGAVMIPITVVKQGAGPTALLTGGNHGDEYEGPVALSKLAQRLEAGQVSGRVIIVPFMNTPAFHAGQRTSPIDKGNMNRSFPGKPDGTVTQKIADYFRRTLLPMADLVVDIHSGGRTLDFLPFAACHVLPDKAQQARCEAAMQAFAAPYSMRMLELDAQAMYDTAAESQGKVFVTTELGGGGSSTARSVAVAERGVHNVLVHAGILAGEVQPGESTMLDMPGDDCFVASEHDGLLEMCRDLGERVEQGEVIARIHDIKRSGATPVEYRARRSGLLAARHFPGLVQCGDTLAVVADVLQ; this is translated from the coding sequence ATGAACGCACCTCTGCCTGAAGCCACGCTGGCGGTGAACCCGATCAGCAGCACGGTCGACTTTGAACGCGACGGTGTGCAACACGGTTTTCTCAAATTGCCCTATTCGCGGGACGACTCGGCCTGGGGCGCGGTGATGATCCCGATCACCGTGGTGAAGCAGGGGGCTGGCCCTACGGCGCTGCTCACCGGTGGCAACCACGGTGACGAGTACGAGGGGCCGGTGGCCCTGAGCAAGTTGGCGCAACGGCTTGAGGCAGGCCAGGTCAGTGGCCGGGTGATCATCGTGCCGTTCATGAACACGCCGGCGTTCCATGCCGGTCAGCGCACCTCGCCGATCGACAAGGGCAACATGAATCGCAGCTTTCCCGGTAAGCCGGACGGTACCGTGACGCAGAAGATCGCCGACTATTTTCGGCGCACGCTGCTGCCGATGGCCGACCTCGTGGTGGATATCCACTCCGGTGGCCGGACCCTGGATTTCCTGCCGTTTGCAGCCTGCCATGTGTTGCCCGACAAAGCCCAGCAAGCACGCTGCGAGGCCGCCATGCAGGCCTTTGCCGCGCCCTACAGCATGCGCATGCTCGAACTGGATGCGCAGGCCATGTACGACACCGCCGCCGAAAGCCAGGGCAAGGTGTTTGTGACCACCGAGCTGGGCGGTGGCGGGTCGTCCACCGCCCGCAGCGTGGCGGTGGCCGAGCGCGGGGTGCACAACGTCCTGGTACACGCCGGAATCCTCGCCGGCGAGGTGCAGCCCGGCGAGTCGACCATGCTCGACATGCCCGGCGACGACTGCTTTGTGGCCAGCGAGCACGACGGCTTGCTGGAGATGTGCCGCGACCTGGGCGAGCGGGTAGAGCAGGGCGAGGTGATTGCCCGTATCCATGACATCAAGCGCAGCGGTGCCACGCCGGTGGAGTACCGCGCCCGCCGCAGCGGGTTGCTGGCGGCGCGGCATTTTCCGGGGCTGGTGCAGTGTGGCGATACTCTCGCGGTGGTCGCCGACGTTCTGCAGTAG
- a CDS encoding NAD-dependent succinate-semialdehyde dehydrogenase has translation MPHKHALTFKTLCHVDGQWLHSSTGNSIAVHNPATRQVIGHVPLLEHEQIVAAVDAAQRAFAPWRARSLEVRATLLRRWAELILDHQEELARILSEEQGKSLAESRGEIAYAASFIPWFAEEARRLYGQTIPSHIPGAHLGTVKEPVGVCALLTPWNFPSAMITRKAAAALAAGCTVVVKPAHETPFSALALAQLAEEAGFPAGVFNVVIGEPQMAMETLVRDARVRSVSFTGSTRVGKLVLQAAAQDVKKVALELGGNAPFIVCADADLELAVKVAVAAKFQTSGQDCCAANRIMVQRPLYPAFVARFAEAVRALRVGPAMVGGEEMPVDVGPLMHQGAFDVTCARVEDAVHKGARCLAGGEGHALGGWFYQPTVLADVTPQMRIYQEENFAPIAGVMPFDTLDEAVELANDTEYGLAAYICSNRLDQVYPLIRRLDHAMVAVNGVKFTGHPIPFGGMKASGLGREGGSEGFEPFVETKYFCLHHQGQI, from the coding sequence ATGCCACACAAGCATGCGCTGACATTCAAGACCCTCTGTCATGTGGATGGCCAATGGCTGCACAGCTCCACAGGCAACAGCATTGCCGTGCACAACCCGGCCACCCGCCAGGTCATCGGGCATGTACCCCTGCTTGAGCACGAGCAGATCGTTGCTGCCGTCGACGCCGCCCAGCGCGCCTTTGCGCCGTGGCGCGCCCGGAGCCTGGAAGTGCGGGCGACGCTGCTGCGCCGGTGGGCCGAGCTGATCCTGGATCATCAGGAAGAACTGGCGCGGATACTCAGTGAAGAGCAGGGCAAGTCGCTGGCCGAATCACGCGGCGAGATTGCCTACGCGGCAAGCTTCATTCCCTGGTTCGCCGAAGAGGCGCGGCGCCTGTACGGCCAGACCATCCCCAGCCATATTCCCGGTGCCCACCTGGGCACGGTGAAGGAGCCGGTGGGCGTCTGCGCCTTGCTTACCCCGTGGAACTTCCCCAGCGCGATGATTACCCGCAAGGCCGCTGCCGCCCTGGCGGCGGGCTGTACGGTAGTGGTCAAGCCTGCGCATGAAACACCTTTCTCCGCCCTGGCGTTGGCCCAGTTGGCCGAGGAGGCGGGCTTTCCGGCAGGCGTGTTCAACGTGGTGATCGGCGAGCCGCAGATGGCCATGGAAACCCTGGTGCGTGATGCACGGGTGCGCTCGGTCAGCTTCACCGGCTCCACCCGGGTGGGCAAGCTGGTGCTGCAGGCCGCCGCCCAGGATGTGAAAAAGGTCGCACTGGAGCTGGGCGGCAACGCGCCCTTTATCGTCTGCGCCGATGCTGATCTGGAGCTGGCGGTGAAGGTGGCGGTGGCGGCCAAGTTCCAGACCTCGGGCCAGGATTGCTGCGCCGCCAACCGGATCATGGTGCAACGGCCGTTGTACCCGGCCTTTGTCGCCCGCTTCGCCGAAGCGGTCCGGGCGTTGCGTGTGGGGCCGGCGATGGTGGGCGGTGAAGAGATGCCGGTGGATGTCGGCCCGCTGATGCACCAGGGCGCCTTCGATGTCACCTGTGCCCGGGTCGAGGATGCTGTGCACAAAGGTGCCCGCTGCCTGGCGGGTGGTGAAGGGCACGCGCTGGGTGGCTGGTTCTATCAGCCTACCGTGCTGGCAGACGTGACCCCGCAGATGCGCATCTACCAGGAAGAAAACTTCGCCCCGATTGCCGGCGTCATGCCCTTCGACACCCTCGATGAGGCGGTCGAACTGGCCAACGACACCGAGTACGGCCTGGCGGCCTATATCTGTTCCAACCGCCTTGACCAGGTGTACCCGCTGATCCGGCGGCTGGACCACGCGATGGTCGCGGTCAACGGCGTGAAATTCACCGGCCATCCGATCCCCTTCGGCGGCATGAAGGCCTCGGGCCTGGGCCGCGAGGGCGGTAGCGAAGGCTTCGAGCCCTTTGTTGAAACCAAGTACTTCTGCCTGCACCACCAAGGTCAAATTTAA
- a CDS encoding aspartate aminotransferase family protein, whose product MSQDFSQLFEQDRAHFMHPSTHAHDHASGALKGRIITGAEGIRLRDHEGRELIDAFAGLYCVNIGYGRTEVAEAIYKQAKELAYYHTYVGHSTEAIIELSSRIIDWAPEGMKKVYYGLSGSDANETQIKLVRYYNNILGRPQKKKIISRDRGYHGSGIMTGSLTGLASFHQHFDLPAEGIKHTVCPHWYRKAPAGMDETAFVQYCANELEKMILAEGPDTVAAFIGEPLMGTGGIIVPPKGYWAAIQAVLNKYDVLLIADEVVCAFGRLGSKMGSQRYGMKPDLITTAKGLTSAYAPLSAVIVGEKVWNVIDQGSQKEGAMGHGWTYSGHPVCAAAALANLDILERENLTENAEVVGAYLNRTLREALEGHPLVGEVRGDGMLAAVEFMADREARTPFDPAFKVGPQVSAACLERGMVARAMPHGDILGFAPPLVLTREDADLIVAITKEAVDEVAGKVLG is encoded by the coding sequence ATGAGCCAAGATTTCAGCCAACTGTTCGAGCAAGACCGTGCCCACTTCATGCACCCCTCGACCCACGCCCATGACCATGCCAGCGGTGCGCTCAAGGGCAGGATCATCACCGGCGCCGAAGGCATCCGCCTGCGCGACCATGAGGGGCGCGAGCTGATCGACGCCTTTGCCGGCCTGTACTGCGTGAACATCGGCTACGGCCGTACTGAGGTCGCCGAGGCGATCTACAAGCAGGCCAAGGAGCTGGCGTACTACCACACCTACGTGGGCCACTCGACCGAGGCGATCATCGAGCTCTCCAGCCGCATCATCGACTGGGCACCCGAGGGCATGAAGAAGGTCTACTACGGTCTGTCCGGCTCCGATGCCAACGAAACCCAGATCAAGCTGGTGCGCTACTACAACAACATCCTGGGCCGCCCGCAGAAGAAGAAAATCATCTCCCGCGACCGTGGCTACCACGGCTCGGGGATCATGACCGGCAGCCTTACCGGCCTTGCCAGCTTCCACCAGCACTTCGACCTGCCGGCCGAAGGCATCAAGCACACGGTCTGCCCGCACTGGTACCGCAAAGCCCCGGCCGGCATGGATGAAACCGCGTTCGTGCAGTACTGCGCCAACGAGCTGGAAAAGATGATCCTGGCCGAAGGCCCCGACACCGTGGCAGCGTTCATTGGTGAACCGCTGATGGGCACCGGCGGCATCATCGTGCCGCCCAAGGGTTACTGGGCAGCGATCCAGGCGGTGCTGAACAAGTACGACGTACTGCTGATCGCCGATGAGGTGGTGTGCGCCTTCGGCCGCCTGGGCTCGAAAATGGGCAGCCAACGCTACGGCATGAAGCCCGACCTGATCACCACCGCCAAGGGCCTGACCAGCGCCTATGCACCGCTGTCGGCGGTGATCGTCGGTGAGAAAGTGTGGAACGTGATCGACCAGGGCTCGCAGAAAGAGGGCGCGATGGGTCACGGCTGGACTTACTCCGGGCACCCGGTGTGCGCCGCGGCGGCACTGGCCAACCTGGACATCCTGGAACGTGAAAACCTCACCGAGAACGCCGAGGTGGTGGGCGCCTACCTCAATCGCACACTGCGCGAAGCGCTGGAAGGTCATCCGCTGGTCGGCGAGGTGCGCGGTGACGGCATGCTCGCGGCGGTGGAGTTCATGGCTGACCGTGAAGCACGTACCCCGTTCGACCCGGCGTTCAAGGTTGGCCCGCAGGTCTCCGCAGCCTGCCTTGAGCGCGGCATGGTCGCCCGGGCGATGCCCCACGGCGACATCCTGGGCTTCGCGCCGCCGTTGGTGCTGACCCGCGAGGATGCCGACCTGATCGTCGCCATCACCAAGGAAGCGGT